The following are from one region of the Vicugna pacos chromosome 9, VicPac4, whole genome shotgun sequence genome:
- the CES3 gene encoding carboxylesterase 3 isoform X2 has translation MEAAVRTGSRVLVWVACLLLPFSATAAGPGITQPEVDTTLGSVRGRQVGVKGTDRLVNVFLGIPFAQPPLGPSRFSAPGPAPSWEGVWDASTAPAMCLQDVERMNNSRFTLDGKHQLFPISEDCLILNIYSPAEATSGAGRPVMVWIHGGSFVVGAATSYDGSALAAYGDVIVVTVQYRLGIPGFFSTGDKHAPGNWGFLDVVAALRWVQGNIAPFGGDFNSVTIFGGSAGACIVSALVLSPLAAGLFHRAIAQSGIITLPGFLSSDPWPLAQSFASSLACGSDSSAEMLQCLRQKSSKELMLAEKLGTAFFTIDGTFFPKSPNELLRERQLHSVPFLLGVNDHEFGWLIPKGWGILDKMNQMNPEDFLAILRPFLTSMNVPAEVIPTIIDEYLGSSSDGQDKREAFQELMSDIVMNFPMLNFSRNLRDFGVSIFFYQFQHRPSSFVKIKPAWVRADHGAEMAFLFGGPFLMDESSMLEATEEEKQLSLTMMAQWTHFARTGNPNDSGLPLWPSFNHSEQYLEIGLAPRVSQKLRKARMQFWAETLPTKIQLWQQKMKVRKAREDL, from the exons ATGGAGGCAGCAGTAAGAACTGGGTCCAGGGTCCTGGTCTGGGTGGCCTGTCTGCTCCTGCCATTCTCTGCTACAGCTGCTG GACCAGGGATCACTCAGCCTGAAGTGGACACCACCCTTGGCAGCGTGCGGGGCCGGCAGGTGGGCGTGAAGGGCACAGACCGGCTTGTGAATGTCTTCCTGGGCATCCCGTTCGCCCAGCCACCCTTGGGGCCCAGCCGGTTCTCTGCCCCAGGCCCAGCGCCgtcctgggagggtgtgtgggatGCCAGCACAGCCCCTGCAAT GTGCCTACAGGATGTGGAGAGAATGAACAACAGCCGATTTACGCTGGACGGAAAACACCAGCTCTTTCCGATTTCGGAGGACTGCCTAATCCTCAACATCTACAGCCCAGCTGAGGCCACCTCAGGGGCTGGGAGGCCG GTCATGGTATGGATCCATGGGGGCTCTTTCGTGGTTGGCGCCGCCACTTCCTACGATGGCTCAGCCCTGGCCGCCTACGGGGATGTGATAGTGGTCACAGTCCAATACCGGCTGGGGATCCCTGGCTTCTTCAG CACTGGGGACAAGCATGCCCCTGGCAACTGGGGCTTCCTTGATGTAGTGGCTGCTCTGCGCTGGGTGCAGGGGAACATCGCCCCCTTTGGAGGTGACTTCAACTCTGTTACCATCTTTGGTGGATCTGCTGGTGCCTGCATCGTCTCTGCCCTG GTCCTGTCTCCGCTGGCTGCAGGGTTGTTCCACAGAGCTATAGCACAGAGTGGAATCATCACCTTACCAGGATTTCTGAGTTctgacccctggcccctggctcaG AGCTTTGCCAGCTCCTTGGCCTGTGGCTCTGACTCCTCGGCTGAGATGTTGCAGTGCCTTCGGCAGAAGTCAAGCAAGGAACTGATGCTTGCAGAGAAGTTG GGTACAGCTTTCTTCACCATTGACGGCACCTTCTTTCCCAAGAGCCCCAATGAGCTCCTGAGGGAGAGGCAGCTCCACTCTGTGCCCTTCCTCCTGGGTGTCAACGATCACGAGTTTGGCTGGCTCATCCCCAAG ggctgggggaTCCTGGATAAGATGAATCAGATGAACCCGGAGGACTTTCTGGCCATCTTGAGGCCCTTCTTGACCAGTATG AATGTGCCTGCTGAGGTGATACCTACCATCATAGACGAATATCTAGGCAGCAGCTCAGACGGACAAGACAAACGAGAAGCCTTCCAGGAATTGATGAGTGACATTGTCATGAACTTTCCCATGCTGAATTTTTCAAGAAACCTCAGAG ATTTCGGGGTCTCCATCTTTTTCTATCAGTTTCAGCATCGACCCAGTTCTTTTGTGAAGATCAAGCCGGCCTGGGTGCGGGCTGACCATGGGGCTGAGATGGCCTTCCTGTTTGGGGGTCCTTTCCTCATGGACGAGAGCTCCATGCTGG AAGCCACAGAGGAGGAAAAGCAGCTGAGCCTCACCATGATGGCCCAGTGGACCCACTTTGCCCGGACAGG GAATCCCAACGACAGCGGGCTGCCTCTTTGGCCCTCCTTCAACCATTCAGAGCAATATCTGGAAATCGGCCTGGCGCCACGGGTCAGCCAGAAGCTAAGGAAGGCCCGAATGCAGTTCTGGGCAGAGACACTTCCCACCAAGATCCAGCTGTGGCAGCAGAAGATGAAGGTCAGGAAGGCCCGGGAGGATCTCTAA
- the CES3 gene encoding carboxylesterase 3 isoform X1, translated as MEAAVRTGSRVLVWVACLLLPFSATAAGPGITQPEVDTTLGSVRGRQVGVKGTDRLVNVFLGIPFAQPPLGPSRFSAPGPAPSWEGVWDASTAPAMCLQDVERMNNSRFTLDGKHQLFPISEDCLILNIYSPAEATSGAGRPVMVWIHGGSFVVGAATSYDGSALAAYGDVIVVTVQYRLGIPGFFSTGDKHAPGNWGFLDVVAALRWVQGNIAPFGGDFNSVTIFGGSAGACIVSALVLSPLAAGLFHRAIAQSGIITLPGFLSSDPWPLAQSFASSLACGSDSSAEMLQCLRQKSSKELMLAEKLGTAFFTIDGTFFPKSPNELLRERQLHSVPFLLGVNDHEFGWLIPKGWGILDKMNQMNPEDFLAILRPFLTSMNVPAEVIPTIIDEYLGSSSDGQDKREAFQELMSDIVMNFPMLNFSRNLRDFGVSIFFYQFQHRPSSFVKIKPAWVRADHGAEMAFLFGGPFLMDESSMLAFPEATEEEKQLSLTMMAQWTHFARTGNPNDSGLPLWPSFNHSEQYLEIGLAPRVSQKLRKARMQFWAETLPTKIQLWQQKMKVRKAREDL; from the exons ATGGAGGCAGCAGTAAGAACTGGGTCCAGGGTCCTGGTCTGGGTGGCCTGTCTGCTCCTGCCATTCTCTGCTACAGCTGCTG GACCAGGGATCACTCAGCCTGAAGTGGACACCACCCTTGGCAGCGTGCGGGGCCGGCAGGTGGGCGTGAAGGGCACAGACCGGCTTGTGAATGTCTTCCTGGGCATCCCGTTCGCCCAGCCACCCTTGGGGCCCAGCCGGTTCTCTGCCCCAGGCCCAGCGCCgtcctgggagggtgtgtgggatGCCAGCACAGCCCCTGCAAT GTGCCTACAGGATGTGGAGAGAATGAACAACAGCCGATTTACGCTGGACGGAAAACACCAGCTCTTTCCGATTTCGGAGGACTGCCTAATCCTCAACATCTACAGCCCAGCTGAGGCCACCTCAGGGGCTGGGAGGCCG GTCATGGTATGGATCCATGGGGGCTCTTTCGTGGTTGGCGCCGCCACTTCCTACGATGGCTCAGCCCTGGCCGCCTACGGGGATGTGATAGTGGTCACAGTCCAATACCGGCTGGGGATCCCTGGCTTCTTCAG CACTGGGGACAAGCATGCCCCTGGCAACTGGGGCTTCCTTGATGTAGTGGCTGCTCTGCGCTGGGTGCAGGGGAACATCGCCCCCTTTGGAGGTGACTTCAACTCTGTTACCATCTTTGGTGGATCTGCTGGTGCCTGCATCGTCTCTGCCCTG GTCCTGTCTCCGCTGGCTGCAGGGTTGTTCCACAGAGCTATAGCACAGAGTGGAATCATCACCTTACCAGGATTTCTGAGTTctgacccctggcccctggctcaG AGCTTTGCCAGCTCCTTGGCCTGTGGCTCTGACTCCTCGGCTGAGATGTTGCAGTGCCTTCGGCAGAAGTCAAGCAAGGAACTGATGCTTGCAGAGAAGTTG GGTACAGCTTTCTTCACCATTGACGGCACCTTCTTTCCCAAGAGCCCCAATGAGCTCCTGAGGGAGAGGCAGCTCCACTCTGTGCCCTTCCTCCTGGGTGTCAACGATCACGAGTTTGGCTGGCTCATCCCCAAG ggctgggggaTCCTGGATAAGATGAATCAGATGAACCCGGAGGACTTTCTGGCCATCTTGAGGCCCTTCTTGACCAGTATG AATGTGCCTGCTGAGGTGATACCTACCATCATAGACGAATATCTAGGCAGCAGCTCAGACGGACAAGACAAACGAGAAGCCTTCCAGGAATTGATGAGTGACATTGTCATGAACTTTCCCATGCTGAATTTTTCAAGAAACCTCAGAG ATTTCGGGGTCTCCATCTTTTTCTATCAGTTTCAGCATCGACCCAGTTCTTTTGTGAAGATCAAGCCGGCCTGGGTGCGGGCTGACCATGGGGCTGAGATGGCCTTCCTGTTTGGGGGTCCTTTCCTCATGGACGAGAGCTCCATGCTGG CCTTTCCAGAAGCCACAGAGGAGGAAAAGCAGCTGAGCCTCACCATGATGGCCCAGTGGACCCACTTTGCCCGGACAGG GAATCCCAACGACAGCGGGCTGCCTCTTTGGCCCTCCTTCAACCATTCAGAGCAATATCTGGAAATCGGCCTGGCGCCACGGGTCAGCCAGAAGCTAAGGAAGGCCCGAATGCAGTTCTGGGCAGAGACACTTCCCACCAAGATCCAGCTGTGGCAGCAGAAGATGAAGGTCAGGAAGGCCCGGGAGGATCTCTAA